In the Acomys russatus unplaced genomic scaffold, mAcoRus1.1, whole genome shotgun sequence genome, CTTCTGATTAGTCCTAGAgagttagaaagaaaacatagccaGGTGATGTGACACAGAAAGCCTGGCACACTCCACCTCAATCCAAAGCGCCAGTGTGAGTGTCCTCATAGTGTGTCACCTGATAGCAAATGATGCGCAGGCAAGACATCTTCATTCTTCTTTCCCTAATTCCATCTGAACACCAGGAAATATCACCTTAGTGTCAAATCTCTAATAACCAGAGGAAAAGACATTAAATCCTAACTGATAATGGTAAGGGTTACATTTagtaatggaaaaaacaaaagcaaatgtggaTGGAGAAAAACAGATGCCTATGGCCTGATGTGTGAACATGGTTCCACTACAGTACTGGCAAATACTGTGCAGAACACTCAGAGTGAATCATCCCACTACAAGTGGCACAAAAGTCTTATATTCAGGTAGGTAGTGTTGAAAGTgacaattttgtttaaaaaatagttttgcattttcctgatcaCTTCCAGATTCCTCTCTTGcactgcctctccctgctgcATTCTCTGTCTGAAGGGCTGAGGTGGGCACTCCCATAAACACACCCTCGCTGAATTGTGCTCATGGCTCTCACATCCTTCTTCTGTTTCATCACATTGAGCTTGTCCTTGagtaaaaatggaaacagaagttacattactcagatttttaaaattaatttactgaGGTACTCTGGGCATATGCTAACCACTTAGTACTAACACATGTCTTACTGAGTTTTTATGTAATTTAATACACATGAAACCGCTATACTGACAGACAAGAAAACATTCATTGCTCCCCTGTAGTTTCTGTCCATAGTCTCTCATAGGATTCTGCAAGCCAATTTGGGACACATGTTCTAATAATATTTATGCTTGATGCATGGGCTCATCCTTGCACTGTGCCCTTGGAAAAAGGATGTCTGAATTATCCTAATGGTAGCAGACCCTGCTGGTTTCTGTTACCCATACTCATGGACTATATCCCGGCATTTGCTTTCACAATGCCTGTGTCTACAACAATAGGGAGCCCCGTTATACAGATTCTTTGTATCTCACTGTCTTGAAACTCAACAGATACCAGgtacattttaaataagtttgtttttgagagacacATAAAGTGGAAATACCATGAATGTTGCTGATCTCCACATGTCAGGGAccctcctactcttccaaaggCTAAAGAGGCCCAAGTAATCCCATGCAACTCCTTGGTACTCCTTTACAATAGGAAATTTCCAAACCCCAGTGTACTAGTCATGTGGTAGCTTGTGCTACTTGTCCTAGGTCCTTGATCTTCATGAAAGCCTAATTGAACCCCATAGATGATCAATAGCCCTTTTTGTGTCCAAAGAAGCAAAGAGACCTACATCCTGAAAAAAATGGTGCATTTAATTCTGTGAATTCTTTCTCAAACGTTTATAACCAAAATGTAAGTACCAGACAAACCCAGATGAGACACACTGAGAATAGTGTCTGGACAAATATTCTTCTAACACTCAGAGCTTGATGAACAAGAGGAGGACATACTGTGAGTGAGCATCATAAATTCCACAGATGGCTGTCTCCCTAATGGGAAGACCTGCCTCCACCACTTCATTCACAatgtgaagaaatggaaaaaagctCTACAGTCTCTTGGGCTGTGTGGTGATTAACAAGGCCAGGCATAGGGCTCCCCATGTTCATGACTGACCTCCTCCTCATTTCTTGCCATCACCTtctcttgcttattttttatgtCAGTTAATATAACTCTCAAGTCTGGTTGAATGCTACAGCTTTTTTGAAACATTATGTGATAGTTGAAATCTCATTCCTCACCAATATAGCCTCATAATTAGGATTGGGATTCTATGTGCTACAAActaaggtgagagagagagagagagagagagagagagagagagagagagagagagagagacagagacagagagagagacagagacagagacagagacagagacagagacagagacagagacagtatgCTGTCTCTGGGTAATTAGATGAACATTTGAATCTGGTCAGATGAGACCCAAAGAAGACACTTGAGTCTACTGTAATATATAGACATTTGAAATCACAGGTACTAAATGTTACTGAGGTGTTTCTTCACAACTTATTTTCAAATTTAGTGGTAAAAGCAAAGAATTCCCACTGATGACAACAGAAAGAATTTTTAGTTTCATTAAGCAGAATTTCAGATCTATAAGAGGCCAAATACCACCCAATAAATTCTCCTCAGGAACTTACAGAGATAAACAGGTGCATGTAGGACAGGGTGCCCTGTTCAGCCAGCACTGCATGTGTGCAGACACATTAACTATAAGCAGCCCcatgttttgtttccaagacctCCACAGTGTGCATCTGGATTTGGaaccagacagaagcagaaagtgctTCTTAATTTTTCTCAGAAGATGCTCTAAGAAGCACAAAAAATCTCAGTCACCCGGAAATGAATCAGGAAAGTTGCCCTGTACTTCCTTTTATCCTGTCAGGAACCTCCCCCAATGCAAAGCAGTCCTCAGCCTCAGGCTGAAGGCCGAGGACTAGTTGAGAAGCCCCATGTCCTTCTCACTGGAGCCTCCCTCACAGCATGGCTGTGGTCTGGAGTGGATGGGAGTTATATGGAGTGATGGGAGCACAGGTTATTATTCAGCTCTCAAATCCCGACTCAGCATCAGCAGAGACACCTCCATGAGCCAGGTCTTCTTGAAACTGAACAGTCTGCAGACTGAGGACACAGCCATGTACTACTGTGCCAGAGACACAGTGAAGGAACTCCACTCTGAGCTGCACAAATAAAACTTTCTACAAGGATGCTCAAACCACAATAGGGTGCTGTAGCCAAGCAAGGCTGTCTAGGTCATTACATTTAGGGAATTTAAGACTATgctgcatgcacatgtatttCAATGCTAGGAACTATAATTTCTTCTCTGAGCCAATTCAATCTTCTAAAGCCCTTCTCCACTGTCATATTCTAccaaacttgaattttttttgaCACACTAGAACAATTTTTTTACCCACAAATATTATAAGCTATGCAGATACTTCTTGTTATCAGACTAAATGGTAGAAAATTTAATATGTtctatataaatgcatatatatttaaccatatccattcatatacataaaacatacactatatattatatattgtgtatgtatttaattatataatgtatgaataattatatattcatatatagggaacatataaatgtatatatatggttAAAATTATATCACATTGACATATATAATCCTATATTTCTATGTATGATGTgctatgtatgaatatatatgtatataactgaAAATGCTTATATTTCATAAAGAGACTGACATTACAGCACTTGGTGAGTGCAATTTTTGTAAGAAGTTTGTcaatttgagttttttttaatcaacatctGTACTTCAGCTCTTGTTATAGACAAAATGAAGCTTCCTTGATATTGTGATTTTCCAAGGTAACTTGGAAACTGAAACCTCCCTTGTTTATTTCTTCTGAACCAAGAAGACCCCATAAAAGATGTGGTTGGTTGTCATTTTTgacatatttaattttgtgtattttctcttgGTAAAAATTATCTTCACCTCAAAGGCAAAATTATGAATTTTCATCAGTTGGGTTATGTATCTCAAATCATGAAAATCTTAGACACCTGTGCATACTTCCCAGCTGGTGTCAGCTACAGTCCATGCCCCATCTCTCCTCAGCACTTCCCTCAGACAGCCGATTCTATGATGTTCAGTTCTTCTTCGTGTTTTTAAGCTGACAAAGCATCCATAGTTGCTCTTCCTGAAATCTACTGTTGCTGACAGGAAGAATCTGGTGTCTCTGATGAAAGTTGGAAAAGTGTCATTCAGAGATTCATTGTTGTCTATGGGACCCATGCTAATGCACTTGAgcagctttaaaaaggaaaagagaatctgCTCATCTGAGGCTGGGCTTCTGTGGAAactcttctttttcaaatttcAGAACCAGACTATTAATATTTTGTTCACAGATCAAAACCTGGAGCCCTTACAATTCACACTTTTCTAATGCAGAATGATAACATGAAGGGCTAGCCCACGGTCCATGACATACTACGATTCTGCTGAGGAATGGCATTGTACTCACACATAGTTTACAACAGTAACCTTGTCCCAGAACACAAACCATTAATTCTCTTAACCATGATTACATACACACAGTACATGAACAATTAATATTAGTAGATGGAATCCTCACCAACTTATGGAATGTCTTACTTTGATGTTAAGGATTTATGCAAGATCTACATCCTATCTTTATAAATTTTCCACTCTGTAATTCTCctgcttaagaaaaaaataaagatgtcagAGAAACTAGATGTTGGTACCAATCCTCAGAATTACAAAGTACAGGTCCAGGGCACATTCTCAACCCAGATGCTGATAAGAGAAGGTTCTGCCCATTGCAAACTGTCTCCTAGACCCTAGTAGGCAAAAAAAGAAGGATCACCTTCCTCAGCATCCAACAAAAGGAGTTACCATGTTTGCTCTGTACTTCTTTTAGGACATCTCATATTCTTTTTCTGCTTGAAAATAGGAGAATTCAAGAAACACAGGTCTGTGTAAGGGTTCTCTCTTCCTAGCTGTGAAGTGCGTTTTGGCTTTTTATAGCTTGTGATGGTGGTGCACCGGTTTTTAGGCAGAGGTACTGCTGGGatgttttcattccttttcagGGACAAAGAAAGTCTCTTGATTTTCACCACAGGATACAGCAGGATGTTGGTAACATCCTTTAGTCTACAATGAGGTGACTCTTGAGTTTCAAGTGGGGTATCAATAGGAGTTCTAGTTTGCGAGATatcctccatctctttttctttccttttttaaattttttattaatttattcttgatacatcccaatggttatcccatcccttgtatcctctccttattcccttcccctatgactgttcctgatgggaatttcctccccctgtatatgcccatagggtatcaagtctcttcttggtaacctgctatccttcctctgagtgtcactaggtctccccctccaggggacatggtcaaatatgaggcaccagagttcgtgtgaaagtcgtaccccactctccactcaactgtggagagtgttctgtccatttgctagatctgagtagggggttaaagtttactgcttgtattgttcttggctggtgccttagtttgagtgggacccctgggcccaaatctgcctacccagaagattctccagcacacaacaagaaaatttgctcaaccatgttcatagcagccttattcataatagccagaacatggaaacagcctaagtgtccatcaggagaaaaaatggataaagaaattgtggtacatatacactatggaatactactcagctattaaaaacaaggaatttccaagatttgtggataaatggattgagctagaaatgatcataatgagtgagttaacccagaagcagaaagactcaagtggtatatactcacttatatctgcatactaacacaagggacatgtcccatgaaagccttcacttaccaggaaaccggaacagaggggaggacatcctattgggactctagatgagagaagcatgggagaatagcaaagtagaaggatccagaggatcctagaaacctcaATCTCTTTTTCATCTGTGAATTTAAGTCCTCTTTTAGACCGAGGCCTGGTAACTCCTCTGTTCAACTCTTGCAAATCCTTGCAAGGAGGCAGGAAAAGCTCATTAGAATCGTCCTCAGAGGCGCTGACTTCCTCGGCACTCACTTCCCTGTTGCTGCTGTTAGTTTCTGCACTGGAGCCATTGCTCATTTTTTGTCTGAAAGGGGTAAGGTGAACACACTATTCCAGATTAAAATCATAAGCATCGCTGGAACCCATAGAGCCTCCAGTGTTGGAGGGACTACAGCCTGCTTACCTTTGCTTTTGTTGTCCTAACACTTCAAAGAGGACTTTGATTTGCATCTCTGCTTGGCTCTTTTttgctctgctcttttttttatGCATGTTTAtgcttgcttttcatttgttGAGGATTAGATGGTAAAATGACATCTTTTATTTTAGCAATTTTTTTATGGGTAAGTTGGTCTACGGATAAGTTCATTTGGTCTTTGTTCCATAGACAAACATTTTGTCCTACATTTCCAAGTTTATGCAGGGTTATGGTTTGGTCTTTACATCCACTTCTCACTTCCAAAGACTGCCCCACCCATTGACTGGCTTCATGCCCCAAAGTAGTGGAGAGACTTAAATTACTAAAATCTTCCCTTACGTGGTGATGGAAAGACAGAGTCCTAAGTAAGGCGTTATCGGTAGACTCGACTTTACCAGAATCACAATCGCTCCTCAATGTATCTGAAAAAACAGTACGATTTGGCTCTTCGGTTTGAAAAGGCCAGTTAGTTTCTTCAAGAGCACTTTGCTGTAATGTCTTCACAGGAAAGTCCCTGGGTGTGTTGTCATTACTGGGACCACTTCTGAGGGTCATCGTTTCGGGTTCTGAACAGTTTCTCCATGATGTTGGGAAGTTAGCCTCTCTTTCAGTGTATACAGCTGACATGCAAGATAGTAACACTCTCTCCTCAGGTTTAGGATGATATCCTGGGCTTCTCTCACTTTggatttttcattttccaaagccAAAACTAACAACCTGTTGTTTTCTTGGTAATTTTTCATCAGTGTAGAACTGTTAGTGGGTACTTGGCATGGTGCAACAATAAAGGACTTGTGCCTGCCAATCTCTGCCaagtttttattccttttttccttcatttgcTTCTTAATGTCTTCAAGACTATCTTGAAAGAACTTTTTCTGACACCTTTC is a window encoding:
- the LOC127186414 gene encoding LOW QUALITY PROTEIN: shugoshin 1-like (The sequence of the model RefSeq protein was modified relative to this genomic sequence to represent the inferred CDS: inserted 1 base in 1 codon) — its product is MEKVVKERCQKKFFQDSLEDIKKQMKEKRNKNLAEIGRHKSFIVAPCQVPTNSSTLMKNYQENNRLLVLALENEKSKVREAQDIILNLRRECYYLACQLYTLKERLTSQHHGETVQNXETMTLRSGPSNDNTPRDFPVKTLQQSALEETNWPFQTEEPNRTVFSDTLRSDCDSGKVETPIDTPLETQESPHCRLKDVTNILLYPVVKIKRLSLSLKRNENIPAVPLPKNRCTTITSYKKPKRTSQLGRENPYTDLCFLNSPIFKQKKNMRCPKRSTEQTCCSIQPDLRVILTDIKNKQEKVMARNEEEDKLNVMKQKKDVRAMSTIQRGCVYGSAHLSPSDRECSRERQCKRGIWK